In Bacillus methanolicus, the following proteins share a genomic window:
- a CDS encoding gluconeogenesis factor YvcK family protein, with protein sequence MIKNRQPRIVIIGGGTGLPVLLRGLKQYSVDITAIVTVADDGGSSGRLRDDMHIPPPGDIRNVLAALSDVEPLIEKMFQHRFNTSNELSGHSLGNLIIAAMTSITGNFVHAIQEMSKVLNVRGKVLPAANQSVVLHAEMEDGTIVSGESKIPFSGKRIKRVFLTPENIRPLPETIQAIRQADMIIIGPGSLYTSILPNLLVPELGDEVCRSKGKKVYICNLMTQAGETHDFTASDHVKAIYEHMKCSFIDTILVNNEDIPIHIQKRYKEELAQPVRYDLQKLYELGLEVVYGKIVSIDNGVIRHDTKKVAEILYSILIDETKKRINAY encoded by the coding sequence ATGATCAAGAATAGACAGCCCAGAATCGTCATCATCGGCGGTGGAACAGGCCTGCCGGTTCTCTTGCGCGGACTAAAACAATATTCTGTTGATATAACGGCAATTGTCACGGTCGCGGATGACGGAGGGAGTTCCGGACGTCTCAGAGATGACATGCATATTCCACCGCCGGGTGATATAAGGAACGTACTTGCGGCCTTATCAGACGTTGAACCGCTCATTGAGAAAATGTTCCAGCACCGATTTAACACATCAAATGAGCTTTCCGGGCATTCACTTGGTAATCTAATCATTGCTGCAATGACATCTATTACAGGCAATTTTGTACATGCCATCCAAGAAATGAGCAAAGTATTAAATGTTCGCGGAAAAGTGTTGCCGGCAGCCAATCAAAGCGTTGTCTTGCATGCTGAGATGGAAGACGGAACAATTGTTTCCGGGGAATCAAAAATCCCGTTTTCAGGTAAACGGATTAAAAGGGTTTTTTTAACACCGGAAAATATAAGACCGCTGCCGGAAACGATTCAGGCAATAAGGCAGGCTGACATGATCATCATTGGACCTGGAAGCTTATATACAAGCATTCTGCCAAACTTGCTTGTTCCGGAGCTTGGCGATGAAGTATGCCGATCAAAAGGGAAAAAAGTATATATTTGCAATCTTATGACCCAGGCGGGCGAAACGCATGACTTTACGGCAAGCGACCATGTAAAAGCAATATATGAGCACATGAAATGCTCTTTTATTGATACCATTCTTGTGAACAATGAAGATATTCCAATTCATATACAAAAACGATATAAAGAAGAACTTGCACAGCCGGTCCGCTACGATTTGCAAAAATTGTATGAACTTGGATTGGAAGTTGTATACGGTAAAATTGTAAGCATTGATAACGGTGTCATCCGCCATGACACGAAAAAAGTGGCAGAAATATTATATTCAATATTAATAGATGAAACTAAAAAGAGAATTAATGCGTATTAG